Part of the Antechinus flavipes isolate AdamAnt ecotype Samford, QLD, Australia chromosome 2, AdamAnt_v2, whole genome shotgun sequence genome is shown below.
CTATCCTCTcccatttctgtcttttctcctcTAGGCTAAATAGCTCAAATTCTTTAGAAGATTAAactcaagatctctttgggatacaagtccaatagaaacattgctggatcaaaggataaacatagtttgataaatttttgaacacagttccaaattgctgtccagaatagtcagatctattcacagttccaccaacaatatattaatgtcccagttttcccacatcccctccaatatttgtcatgatcttttcctttcatcttagtcaatctgagagctgtgcagtgatatctcagaggtgtcttaatttacatgtctctgatcaatagtgatttagagcatcttttcatatgattaggaatggttttaatttcttcatctgaaaattgttcatatcctttgatttatcaattggagaatggcttggattcttataaatttgactcaattctctatatattttagaaatgaagcttttatcagaacccttaaatgtaaaaaatgttcccaatttattgtttctcttctaattttgtctaatctttgtttgtacaaaaactttttaacttaatatgatcaaaatgacCTATTTGGTATTCAATAATGAATTCTAATTCCTCTTTGGAcgcaaattccttctttctctacagATCTAAAAGGTAAACTATtttatgctcttctaatttgattataatatcactctttatgtctaaatcatgaatccatttcaaccttttcTTGGTATAGGGGTTAGATTTGAAtcaatgcttaatttctgccatactggtttctaattttcccagcggtttttgtcaaatagtgagttcttatcccaaaagctggggtctttgggtttgtcaaaactagattgctatagttactgactattttgtcctgtgatcctaacctattccattgatcgactactctatttcttaatcagtaccaaatggttttgataactgctgctttataatgtagtttatagctaggctaccttcattggcatttttcttcattcactcCCCAATCTCTTATacataagggaaaaaaacctaaaaggaaatgcatatacaaaataaaaacaagaggaAGAGCAAAATTCATCATGCAATAGATGAATAAGAGAAGTAGATGTTGCTATCATTACTACAAAACAGAATTAAAACTcattatgtaaaaatgaaaatgctgaaaggaatagcaaaccaATACCAATATTAAATAGTCTTCATGCCTAATTTGTAATACCAAAATTGAAGGAATAACAAGAAAACCCAGATAATAACACGATAAAAGTTGAAGAATTTCATGTCCATCTCTTTGTTTTggacaaaactaacaaaaaagataaacagccatacgcacgcacacacacacaaaaaaaaaaaaaaaaaaaaaaaaaaaaaaccttacaaaattaatctttatctgattaaaagaagagagaagaaaatcaaatcagcaaaatagcaaagaaaatgaaattataacaagaaatataaataacaatcaaaatctactatgtacaatgatATGTTACCAAcactgaaaatagaaatagagaaatacttTCATAAATATGGAATATCCAAACTAACAGAAGACCAAATGAAGATGTTAAACAATCCagcatcagaaaagaaaatagagataggTGTAAAggtttgagagctcattgtagatatggagatagagtgagaagacagggtgagagaaaacctaaaaccccatgtccaaaatgtaacctcagctgctatcatgccccacctgtcctttgattgatactttggagctgggccctgcctctcattcttctggatcaatatacatttagaggcccaatgaaagcctcatggggttttaggttttctctcaccctgtcttctcactctatctccatatctacaatgagctctcaaatgtccaacttttccgcattgaaaacatcaacgagtttctctagaattcctctgccaagaaggaccttgtctttccatgttcatcatagtctgggcataataagtatttgtgcccactgtggcacagcgtcttatgatctcctctaaagaagcatctttgtctagcctccatataattcttttgcaaacctcattggcattttccttagccaaatgtctagtcattatttctgtggcagcattatctccaatggttcttattacagctgtttgcagacgtcccacaaaatctgcaaaaggttcattgggaccttgctctatttttgtgaaagcattatttccatctttctgtccagggagagaattccaagcttttattgcagccttagaaatttgctcatacactgttatgggataataaatctgttctgaactctctgcatactgaccttcaccagctagttggtcaaaagtgatttgtcctgtttgcctattgtgttgggcttgaatcctacataattcatgaaactctgaaagccacaataaattttgtcctggttctagacaagttttcgttgtggatttccagtcattcggggttaggatttcataagacaaattatctagtaacatcttcacataagatgatgtagccccataaagagtgcaaccttttttcaaatctttaatttttcccaaattaaaaacagtgtattttctctctttttgacctgaggagttgagctcttcaatcacaggatatgcatttataaaatcagatatatcttctccttcattttttgctttaattaatgctttttctaatcttgtcaaattctgctttacaggagaagctgactgtgtttctgtctctctccctcccccttgttccactcatgaagggttaattgcggggggagggtcatgagatgtggaatcacctaattcctcctgctgtgaagtatcacactcagaattgtaattaactccattctcatctgattcatcctccttttcacctagtaaagttggcacttcttcctcctgtactttccttttcatcattctatcacttaaataacttcttatagccaattgtattacattatatgtattaattattgagttaggcccatttttatcatagaattgacaaagatcctctccaaccaatttccattcatttagatctaattccttatcaagagagaaacaaggacatatgtcctttacagtttgtaaaagttcagtgatttgctgtaaacttataattaaaccttggctttccataactttgacaatgctctctaaacattttccttgaacagaaacaggctgttttctaaatatctgtcccatcttagatgaaattctactttaactcttttaacaaaatttctttgttgtactcactctaatttttgggtcaagaagacttttccactggatcaggatcagaggcttttccactggatcaggatcagaggcttttccactggatcaagatcgtagcttttccactgaaatccactgaggggtctgttagccccacgttcagggcgccaaaatgttgtgatctagttcagatggatctgaatcggtccctgttcgggcgccaaaatgtggtgagctttttcttctcaaaacgcagccaggtgatcaaagttcagatcttttattatctccaatatagcccggttagcttagaggcctatctctctgcttggttccaagagctcttgccgctttgtcctttgcttctgcctctgctttcttcagcctccagagccagtaccaagttgaatctgtcttgccttgaagagagggcttctggcgtaattctgctgaaatccgtcaaagtgttctctgcaccagagtcgttcctctcgagtccagcgcgatcagccagccaagaggaaaaaatgtattctgccatagatctctcatcgctggccttttatctgcctcttctgagagaatgggattgtgggttttctcccatagtgctctctggccaatgagctttaagggaggtgtggactcccttgaagttagaaagtgtactttgtgaagctagcatacttgtggactccaatgagtaaaggtgtgaacacaagccttgtcttaattagttctacttagtaccttgtttcaggttctggccaaaacatcttcttgtaagattagatcaactctaattagttagcagttagtaaggattccaacataaaggaactattgaaaaaaaaaaaaagtcctattcCTGGTGAATTCACAAGaaaattctatcatttttttttaaaagaacaatcaatttaaaaaaaaaaaaacacttcacaaATTATTTTCGAAACATTTAGGTAGAAGTCTCTCAAAAAGAtcccttttaagaaaaaaaaaaaagaatgtggttCAAATACCTAAATAAAggaaagttaaaataaaggaGAACTAAAGACTGATGTCATTAATTGATATTGACTTAAACattataaaaagtttaaaattctaTCTGAATATAGTAactctttcaagaaatcattcattatgtTCCAGTTAATATACCAGGCTTTTCAAGGCTGTTtcaatatctaaaaaataataatagtcaatataattaattttatctaACAGAAAAACACTCAAAAtgtaattatctcaatagaatttttttaaaaaagcttttgaaaaactCCGAAGCTCTACCAAAAATTTACAATATGTAGGCCTACCAATAACTTTCtaaatatcataaaaaatatctatttaaaaccaaaagtGAGCATCATCTGCAGTAGTGATACATTAAAAGTTTCCGCAATAAATGTAGGAGTAATACAAGGATTCTACTCTCCTCACTTTTACTTGATGTAGttctaaaaatgctagaaattgcaatgaaaagaaattaaaagtttaaatcaaattttaaaagagatgaaACTATACCTATTTCTCAATGACataatttttacttaaaaatttttttactgatttaacaatgctaattaaaataattgatagCATTAGCAACATGGAAGATTACAAAATGACCCTATAAAATCATCAGTGTTTCCATATAATTCTATACATttctaaataatataatttacaaaatataataaaaaaatccaagaggcaaaaatagaataggaaatttcattcaaaataaccagAAATTACATAAAGTATTTTGATATAATCTAGTATCCACTAATATGGACAACAAACTTTATTACCTTATTACCTTAGTTAAAGTAAGAATTTCCAATTTAATAGAAACTAgatgaaaaacttgaaaaaagtctggcagaaattaaattTGGCCCAACATGTATTATCTTCCATTATATGttcaaaatggatatgtgaccTTCATATTAAAgattatactattaaaatataacaGAAACCTATCATTTACTTTCACAAGTATGCATAAGAAATGTATTCTTTACTAAATGAGGGATAGAGTCAATTGCAAGagacaaaatagattattttgattgtATGAAATCAAGAAGAGCAAACAAAAATCAATGGAACTAGATTAAGGAAAGGTAGCAGTCAAATGGGAACAAACTTTTAGACTCTCAGATAAATGTTTGAGATttctaatatataaatagatatagatgtagatataaatagataatttgatcctgatttctgctcattatttcttcccTGGAGAAAGTGAAGGGAGTTTCTTGTGATTTGTTCtgctttcttttctgaatttgtggTAAAGTCTCTGTTTCTTATTTTGGCaatcttttaatttgattttcaaacattCATCCATTAACTTTAATTTGTCAATTTTGTTTCCATGTCATTGGAAAAAGAATTTCTGAGAGTTTtcctatttcatctttatttactgtggtttctcctcttccttttttcatataACCTTTTggtttttctcaaattttttttttattttattcattttctctaaaataaactttataaacttaatgctgttttttttttactttaaattttgttaatttcttctttgatttttaccATATCTAAATTTGTTTAAATGggttttgaaattttttgtttttccaaatttttttatttcaatgataATTCATTaatatgttctcttttgtttataaaaatgtttagtgATATGAATTTTTCACAAAAGAGTACTTTGGCccaaagagacttacatgaactgatggtgaagtgagtagaactaaaagaacattgtacacagcaacaagattatacaatgagcaattctgatggaggtggttcttttcaatagtgaagtgattcaggccagttccattgatcttgtgatgagagccatctatatccagagagaggactatggggactgagtgtggctcacaacataatattttcactttttttgttgttgtttgcttacattttgttttctttctcttttttttttcctttttgagctgatttttctggtgcagcatgataattgtggaaatatgtatagaagaattgtacatgtttggcatatattggattgcttgctgtctaggggagaagctgggaagaagaaaaaaaattggaacacaaggtttttcaagggtgaatgttgaaaactatgcaaatgttttgaaaacaaaaagctttaaaaaaaagaattctttggcTACATTTCTAAAtcacaataatagtaataataggtagcatttacataactaacattttaatttttacaaaggaCTTATACATTATCGCATTTGATATTCATAAAAACCTTTTGAAATAGGAATAATCAATTAttactgatgagaaaaatgaggttgaaagaaatgaaagtgacttgctcagagtcacagagctagtaattatctgagattGGAGTCCATATCTGTTGTTCCTAATCCTacaaaaaagttttgaaatattatctggtttttgtccttttctttgacggtatatatatatatatatatatatcagatctttctgcttggtttctgtttgttctttcaatttttttttcagctatattGTCAGATGCCTTCAATAGGAAGAAAATGGCATCAAGGTCAGTTACTATGctgaaattaattatttaacttgaaaaagctACAACCCAAGACCAAAGGAAAGGGAGAGTTGGTGGATGATTGTGTTCATGGATGATTGTACATTTAATACaacctctgaagctgagatgcaattAAGTTTCTCTGTTACATATAATCTTGACTCTTATTCTTAAAAAGATATTGCTTAGCATATTAAATAAAGCCTCCCTTGTCATTAggttttatagatattttaaaaatagaaattgggtaatattttgtcaaaagttttttatCCAACTATTATTGTGATCATGTGATTTTTATCACTTTGTGAAGAAAGCTAGAGCTCTCCTAGTTAACTCCACCTTGCATCAGGTTAGAGAATTCATCTCCATCACTAATGAGAGTCTTATCACATTCACATGTGTGTGGGCATTTATgtgggtatatacatatatgtttaatatgtatcaATCCGATATATCAAACCCTTGTcagagaaatttgagaaaataCTTGTTATATTAGGTTATATTATGATTCAtttcctgttatgggccagaactctgtactcaaaacaaagattcttacaaggtgctaactcagtggaattgataaagacaatgattatctagtttagcattgtgattaatatttctctaattcagtacatgtacttagtatttaatatagttccacaagattcacacctatgataatgtaattagaataaAGTATGTAACAGCCAGCAAGGACTGGaccagattcattccatctttgtcaGGCTCCTTGGGGCTCTCCTGGGGGACCAGGAAGCTCAGACAgggagccagagaagacaagaggactggaggCGGAAGCTCAAACTCTCGAAGTCTTGGAGAGAAGATTTGTGGTGACTGGAGAAAGAAGTATAAATCCTCAGACTAAAGCCAGATTTATTCACTCCAtttcacaccactgtggtggctggcgtcctgcacttcccccactgagaacaaggctggtctgaaaggctctccagaaagctgcccagctccAGACAAGGAGACAATAACCCAAAACCCCCAGAAAACCAATAAGAACATTACAATTTCCCATcttatataattttctctatcatttgttGGAATATATCTTCTACCCACAACTTCAAGAtgatcttttcttctaatttgtttttatggtattatattcatattaattttaatatcatGTAACAATTTAGAATGTACTGTGGAATATAATGTAAGGTATTGGTCTCAGATGTCAGATTCATGGTTTGTGCATCTCTTGTTTCTCACAATACtactaattgctttttaaatcagattataatgtaactgggaaatatttaacaaaataaattgaaataaaataaaacataatgttaGCATGTGATTTTTATAAATCAATGTTACTTTCAGGAATCCATATGTATGATTTAGCGATCCCTCTTTCCCTTTGAGTTTTGGTCTAAGATTTATTTTTGCCAGATTTCTTTCCAacttttgaagcatttttttgtcaaatagaaagTTCTCAAAGTGactgtttccttatttattaagcacagatTTATTGAGTTCTGTTGTTTCCAGTTCTCCCTTATccatgtaatgccagagaaactgaggcaagatagagattagagagtatttaatattttattttaaagggagagatttactgggaccaaatggatccatggtttggtcccatggctgaatgagactattgtctccccAAATCCAGTAAacaatgtgaattctcaatgacatatatacacatggctcagacacagggggtagactgaggcaggggcggaatCAGGGTACTGAGAGCAgaacgggactctgacagggtagAGTGAGTCACTGGaaatggggatgacataatgagGGGAGGCatcctggagatggggagagacatcTTGATAaaatggtatctgatattctaatagcttgggatggggagaggcattctgatattctaaaatataagatgttttatccttatcaaatatctTGTTTAAGAGGGAAGAGTGGTTTTGCaagattgagcagaacaattataaactgaggcagaacaattagggaaaccaaaacaggataattagggaaactgagtcaggacaataaaagagaactgtggcataacatccAGTCTGTTTCATTGAtcaatttttaaacaatattataTGGTTATAACTGCTGCTTCATAAAATAGTttaatattctcactttttttcataatttcccttaaaaatcccaaatgaattttagtattattttatcaagttttatAAAGTTTACATTTGATAATTTGGTATAACATTAAAAGTATGAATTAACATATTCTTTGTCATAATATTGTGATTTATATTATGTTAGCAAGATCCAGCCAAAATCATTAAACATTCCTTTAGctattgttctttattttttaaggagcaGTTTGTGATTGAATCTATCCAAGTATTTTCTGTTTTTGGAAAGATTTGTGTGCGACATAaaaagacccttacccaaaatgactactcagagatcactcaaagtagaaaacagaaagattatttatttttaaattctcatgagaatgagcagtCCCACCACAAGATAAGCTCgaggtaggagggctaaagaagtagtaaagatacacagcttttatataagagattacatcacaagtaagagagcattgcgGGGGAGAGGGGGATCTACTTGGTGGTTGTTGGtgtccagagagattggaataaaaagtttctgtttccccgaaatcacctgatttcagggaaagagaaaattgctCAATTGCTCAATCAGAAACTGCTCAATTAGCTGCGGGAGAGGGCAGTGAGGGGCTTGGAGGTGGGTGGGAGCAGGATGAGAGCTAAATTCTCGGAAGGAAGGAGGTAACCTGTAGAGAAGTCCTAAAGAGGTCATATTCCCGGTGCTGAATGGCGAGAGAAGTCCTGATAGTCTGAAGGAAAAACCTAGATTAGGAAGCGAGTGTGAATCTGTAAGTGCCTGGAGAAGACTAATGGGTATCTGTGGAAGAGAAAGCCTGGAGAAGGGGCGGTAAGAAAGGGGGAGTTGAAAGGTATGTTAGCGCTGGTGTGCACCGTAGTAGtattggggaggagaggagacgAAGTGAGGATGACCTctgagaaaaaggaagtgaagatGTTTAGATTTGTGTGGTGGAATTGAAAATTTCTTTCGGAAAGTCCTGACCGAGATTGCCAGCGAGAGAGAGGCTTTAgataatcaagcagacagtgtttaaactaatagtctaaatatcaataaatgtcaaatactgataaatgtcatcagctcaggttaagtaaatatgtttatagctggccaaggctcaagcaaatatgggcctgcacatattgtacttatgcaggtcacagagacacagaaataatgaaaataaaatacagaaaaagaattcacacattcctgtaagttcttcatcttatCTCTCTACTCCACACAGATTTgattcctagatacaatatgtattttatagttatttggaataggatttcctttttttttttttttttttggtgctgatTGGATTTTGTTACTGTTATATAGAAATGTAGCTAACTTTTGACATTATATAGACTGCAATTTTGTTGCAGACCCTGGGTGTTACTGATTCTAAACAATTATACCATCAGGAAACAGGGATAGTTTTGTCTTCTCTTTACCTATATTTACAcatgtaatttctttctcttgtttattGTTTGGACAGCATTTACAAAACTATATCTAATTTCTGGAACAAATCGATGATACTATGCAAAGAAACAAGGCTCCCCTGTCCAGTTTCTTAAATCTAGTTTTCAAGAGAACTGATCTGTTAAGAACAAACTGATTAAAGGACATAGTTTTGACTGATCCTTTTCCCAGCCTAGCTTCTTGTTCTTTCACATGGATTCATAGACATAGCTGTGTTCCtctgcgtgtgtgcgtgtgtgcgtgcgtATGTGCGTGTTTACGCTTCGAGCCGTTGCATAATCAGGTCAAATGCTGCGAGAAAGAATCTCGGACGCAGGTAATTCAATGGTTTAAGCTTCAGCAGCCCGCGCAGGAATGAGCCGTGCAATTCAACCACCTCAAGCCATTTGGCCAATCCAGAACCCCGGGGAACGCGAAGTCGGCGTCAACTCGCGCGTGAAGCACAGCGTGCGGGATGACGTACGTTTTGTCCCGCTGAATGGGCTGAGGACTGCCTTAGCTGGAAGTGGGTGTAGACCGCGAAGGAGGCTCCCGGAAGACTCCTTTCTTGGTAGAAGTTCTAATGGCTGGCATGACGCTCGGAAGGGCTTGGCAACAGATGTCTTGGTTCTATTACCAGTATCTGCTCGTTACCGCTCTCTACATGCTGGAACCCTGGGAGAGAACTGTCTTCAGTATCCTGCTCAATTGGCTGCGGGAGAGGGCAGTGAGGGGCTTGGAGGTGGGTGGGAGCGGGATGAGAGCTAAATTCGCGGAAGGAAGGAGGTAACCTGTAGAGAAGTCCTAAAGAGGTCATATCCCGGTGCTGAATGGCGAGAGAAGTCCTGATAGTCTGA
Proteins encoded:
- the SPTSSA gene encoding serine palmitoyltransferase small subunit A, which translates into the protein MAGMTLGRAWQQMSWFYYQYLLVTALYMLEPWERTVFNSMLISIVGMALYTGYIFMPQHILAILHYFEIVQ